The genomic DNA GCGCATTTCCGTTTCGATCGGGTGGAAGGAGAGGCTCTGGTCCTAAGCCTGGACGTAAGCGGCATCGCCGCATCCACTGGCTCCGCCTGCTCCACCCGCAGCACAGAGACATCCCACGTTCTGAGGGCACTGGGGATCAGACCCGAGGAGGGGCGAGGCTCGTTGCGCATATCCCTGTCCAAGTTCAACACCATGGAGGAGGCGGACCTGTTTCTGGCAGAGCTTCCCGAGGTAGTGGAGAGGCTGAGGCTTCTCGTTCCTCGGGGTGCCATGACCTTCGGAGCTTCGGGAGGAGGATGATCTTGGCCTACGGCCCCAAAGTAATGGAGCACTTCACCCAGCCCCGGAACGTGGGGGAGATGAAGGACGCCGACGGCGTGGGCAAGTTCAGCAATGACGTGGACGGGGACATCGTGGTCATCTCCATCAAAGTGAAAGACGAGATCATCACCGACATCAAGTTCCAGGTCTTCGGCTGCGCGGCGGCCATCGCCTCCAGCAGCGTGTTCACGGAGATGGTCAAGGGGAAACGCATCGAGGAGGCCTTGAAGGTCACCAAGGAGGGCATTTCCGAGGCATTGGACAGCCTGCCACCGGAGAAGGTGGATTGTTCGGTCCTCGCTCCGGACGCCCTCCGGGAAGCGGTGGGTGATTATCGGAATAGGCAGGGACGAGGATTCAATACCACGTACGAGGTTCCTCATCCGAAATCATGAATCAGTTGAGCACGAGAGTGGCGTCGCTCGAGCTTGCGAACCCTACCATGCTCGCCTCGGGTATGATGGGTGAGACCGGCGCCTCCCTGGTGGCGATCGCCAAAGCGGGGGCGGGAGCGGTCGTCACCAAATCCGTGGGACTGGAACCGAGGAAGGGCTACGAGAACCCGACCCTGGTCGAGCTGGAGGAGGGCTACCTGAACGCCATGGGTCTCCCCAACCCAGGCATCGATGCCTACAGGGAGGAGATGCTGGTTGCGAAAGGGGCCAAGGTGCCGATAATCGGAAGTGTGTTCGCGGCGACGCCCGAGGACTACGCCCTCTTGGCCTGGAAGATGCAGGACTACGGCGCGGCCGCAGTGGAATTGAACCTGAGCTGTCCACACGCCAAGGGGCTGGGAATGGAGATAGGCGTTGATCCCGCAGCGGTGAGGAGGATCGTCCGGGAGGTCAAGCAGACGGTCAAGATCCCCGTACTGGCCAAGCTCACCCCT from Methanomassiliicoccales archaeon includes the following:
- a CDS encoding iron-sulfur cluster assembly scaffold protein; this translates as MILAYGPKVMEHFTQPRNVGEMKDADGVGKFSNDVDGDIVVISIKVKDEIITDIKFQVFGCAAAIASSSVFTEMVKGKRIEEALKVTKEGISEALDSLPPEKVDCSVLAPDALREAVGDYRNRQGRGFNTTYEVPHPKS
- a CDS encoding dihydroorotate dehydrogenase is translated as MNQLSTRVASLELANPTMLASGMMGETGASLVAIAKAGAGAVVTKSVGLEPRKGYENPTLVELEEGYLNAMGLPNPGIDAYREEMLVAKGAKVPIIGSVFAATPEDYALLAWKMQDYGAAAVELNLSCPHAKGLGMEIGVDPAAVRRIVREVKQTVKIPVLAKLTPNTHRLTEVGKAVEEAGGDGIVAINTLKAMVISVEAKRPILSNKVGGLSGPAVRSIGVRCVYELYEAVEIPIIGVGGVESWRDAVEYMMAGATAVQIGSAIGRKGLSVFQVIVQGLQEYLEREGLENIGDIVGVAHG